The genomic window AGCATGAACACCAGCGCGGTGACGAAGCCCAGGGCCATGCTGGTGATCGCGCCGGCGGTGGTGGCGCGCTTCCAGTAGATGGCGCCGATCAGCGGGATCAGCATGCCGCCCACCAGCAGGTTGTAGGCCAGGGTCAGGGCGCTGAGCACGTCGTTCACCACCAGGGCGATGGCCAGGACCACGACACCGGTGACCAGGGTGCAGATGCGGTTCAGGCTCAGGCGGGTGGAGCGCTGGCCGGTGACGATCGGCAGCAGGTCTTCGGTGATGGTGGTGGACGCGGCGAGCAGGCCGGCGCTGGCGGTGGACATCATCGCGGCCAGCGCGGCGGCGATCACCAGGCCACGGATGCCGTCCGGCAGGGCGGCGCTGACGATGGCGGCGAAGGCGTTGTTGACGTTGTCCAGGTCAGGCAGCAGGACCTTGGCGCACATGCCGATCAGCGCGCCGACCAGGCCGTAGATCACGCAGTACACGCCCGCGGCGGTGCCGGCGTACTTGGTGACCTTCTCGTCGCGGGCGGTGAACACGCGCTGCCAGATGTCCTGGCCGATCAGGATGCCGAAGAAGTAGATCAGGAAGTAGGTGATGATGGTGTCGTAGCCGATGGTGTGGAAGCTGAAGGCGGTCGCCGGCAGCTTGGCCACCAGTTCGTCCCAGCCGCCCACGCGGTACAGGCAGATCGGCAGCAGGATGAACATCAGGCCGACGGTCTTGATGATGAACTGCACGATGTCGGTCAGGGT from Pseudomonas sp. GCEP-101 includes these protein-coding regions:
- a CDS encoding sodium:solute symporter, giving the protein MALDLIVVLIYAAGMLWLGWYGMRRAKTHEDYLVAGRNLGPSFYMGTMAATVLGGASTVGTVRLGYVHGISGFWLCAALGAGIIALNLFLAKPLLKLRIFTVTQVLERRYNPMARQASAVIMFAYALMIGVVSTLAIGTVMQVLFGLPFWVSVLLGGGVVVVYSTIGGMWSLTLTDIVQFIIKTVGLMFILLPICLYRVGGWDELVAKLPATAFSFHTIGYDTIITYFLIYFFGILIGQDIWQRVFTARDEKVTKYAGTAAGVYCVIYGLVGALIGMCAKVLLPDLDNVNNAFAAIVSAALPDGIRGLVIAAALAAMMSTASAGLLAASTTITEDLLPIVTGQRSTRLSLNRICTLVTGVVVLAIALVVNDVLSALTLAYNLLVGGMLIPLIGAIYWKRATTAGAITSMALGFVTALVFMLKDGFDANTPIYYSLAIGLVSFIVVSLLSPRPAAVAEAA